A window of Rhodanobacteraceae bacterium contains these coding sequences:
- a CDS encoding YebC/PmpR family DNA-binding transcriptional regulator has translation MGRGPSIEGRKNAEDARRGKLFTKLIREITVAARGGADPATNARLRIAVDKALTANMTKDTVERAVKRGSGADGNDNMQEIRYEGYGPGGVALIIDCMTDNSQRTVADVRHALSKHGGNLGTSGSVAFQFHRLGEFVVPTPDAAAEEKLLEAALEAGADDVQNGEGQSTVLCAPASFEAVKKGLIDAGTTPASAEIVWRPENRVAVSGEVEETLLDLIDWLEELDDVQEVFHNAHLTSSAED, from the coding sequence ATGGGACGTGGCCCGAGTATCGAAGGACGCAAGAACGCCGAGGACGCGCGCCGCGGCAAGCTGTTCACCAAACTGATCCGCGAGATCACCGTCGCCGCGCGCGGCGGCGCCGACCCTGCCACCAACGCGCGCCTGCGCATCGCGGTGGACAAGGCACTGACCGCGAACATGACCAAGGACACCGTAGAGCGCGCGGTCAAGCGCGGTTCCGGTGCCGACGGCAACGACAACATGCAGGAAATCCGCTACGAGGGCTACGGCCCGGGCGGTGTGGCGCTGATCATCGACTGCATGACCGACAACAGCCAGCGCACCGTGGCCGATGTGCGCCACGCGCTCAGCAAGCACGGCGGCAACCTCGGCACCAGCGGCTCGGTGGCCTTCCAGTTCCATCGCCTCGGCGAATTCGTGGTCCCCACGCCCGACGCGGCGGCCGAGGAGAAGCTGCTCGAGGCGGCGCTGGAAGCCGGTGCCGACGATGTGCAGAACGGCGAGGGCCAGAGCACCGTGCTGTGCGCCCCAGCCAGCTTCGAGGCGGTCAAGAAGGGCCTGATTGACGCCGGCACCACGCCTGCCAGCGCAGAAATCGTCTGGCGTCCGGAGAACCGGGTGGCCGTCAGCGGCGAAGTTGAAGAGACCCTGCTCGATCTGATCGACTGGCTGGAAGAACTCGACGATGTGCAGGAGGTCTTTCACAACGCTCATCTGACCAGTTCCGCAGAGGATTGA
- the ruvA gene encoding Holliday junction branch migration protein RuvA — MIGRLRGILAAKQPPALLLDVAGVGYEVEAPMSTFYELPELGREVTLLTHLAIKEDAHTLYGFASEAERGLFRNLIKVSGIGAKTALSILSGASADEFARLIQRADLAALQRIPGIGKKTAERLVVEMKDKVGAGGATALPGARGAVPADPVAEASVALQALGYKPAEVSKLVAAAAAPGDNAEAIIRKALKSALRSG; from the coding sequence ATGATCGGACGCCTGCGCGGCATCCTCGCCGCCAAACAGCCCCCTGCCCTGCTGCTCGACGTCGCCGGCGTCGGCTACGAGGTGGAGGCGCCGATGAGCACCTTCTACGAGCTGCCGGAACTCGGCCGCGAAGTGACCCTGCTCACCCACCTGGCGATCAAGGAAGATGCGCACACGCTCTACGGCTTCGCCTCCGAGGCCGAGCGCGGGCTGTTCCGCAACCTGATCAAGGTTTCCGGCATCGGCGCCAAGACCGCGCTGTCGATCCTCTCCGGCGCCAGCGCGGACGAGTTCGCACGGCTGATCCAGCGCGCGGACCTGGCCGCGCTGCAACGCATCCCCGGCATCGGCAAGAAGACCGCCGAACGCCTGGTGGTGGAGATGAAGGACAAGGTCGGCGCCGGCGGTGCAACGGCCTTGCCCGGTGCGCGCGGCGCGGTGCCGGCCGATCCGGTGGCCGAGGCCAGCGTGGCGCTGCAGGCGCTGGGCTACAAGCCCGCCGAGGTCAGCAAGCTGGTGGCCGCGGCCGCGGCGCCCGGCGACAACGCCGAGGCGATCATCCGCAAGGCGCTCAAGAGCGCGCTGCGCAGCGGATGA
- a CDS encoding anion permease, whose protein sequence is MTLDAFIVLLVLVAAMVGFIQDRYPTEGIALAALLALTLSGILNVREALSGFANEATVTVACMFVLSAGLMRSGALGRIGRFLLRFGTTRFRLSVLTTMTAGPVSAFINNTAAVAVFLPLILEAAERNKISPSKLLIPLSYATQFGGVCTLIGTSTNLLVSSLAVSSGMTALGMFTPTPLGVILFVVGVAYLLVVAPFLLPSRRSAEVMTQYGLTDYLAELRVDLGSKCAGQSLRTSEVELRHGVRIIEVLRGEAKVLAPADLKLKPDDLLLVQGPAQNLFALRESLGLTMTPHYQPKLELLESGDIEVVEALIPPDSRFAGDTIARLRMHLHQNALVLALHRRGTSIREKLGSVTVAVGDALLLLVRRDELPDLRREGDLILVERSARPAATRQGRAAMAIAIAVIGSAALDLVPIAIGSLAGILLMVMTRVLTLEEAYAAIHWRVVAVLAAMIPLGLAMDKSGLASLLVGQLVSLTSTDTPWMALAMVYLTTALLTEFMSNNGTAVLLAPIAISLARALDVDPMPFLMAVMFAASTSFSTPVGYQTNLMVYNAGGYRFRDFLRVGIPLNLLFFVVSVALIPRIWPF, encoded by the coding sequence ATGACCCTGGACGCCTTCATCGTGTTGCTGGTGCTGGTGGCCGCGATGGTCGGCTTCATCCAGGACCGCTATCCGACCGAGGGCATCGCGCTGGCCGCTCTGCTGGCGCTCACCCTGAGCGGCATTCTCAATGTGCGCGAGGCCTTGAGCGGCTTCGCCAACGAGGCCACGGTCACGGTGGCCTGCATGTTCGTACTCAGCGCCGGATTGATGCGCAGCGGCGCGCTGGGGCGCATCGGTCGCTTCCTGCTGCGCTTCGGCACCACCCGCTTCCGACTGTCGGTGCTGACCACGATGACCGCCGGCCCAGTGTCGGCCTTCATCAACAACACGGCGGCGGTGGCGGTGTTCCTGCCGCTGATCCTGGAGGCGGCCGAGCGCAACAAGATCTCGCCATCGAAGCTGCTGATCCCGCTGTCCTACGCCACCCAGTTCGGCGGCGTGTGTACCCTGATCGGCACCTCGACCAACCTGCTGGTGTCCTCGCTCGCGGTATCTTCGGGCATGACGGCGCTCGGCATGTTCACGCCGACGCCACTGGGCGTGATCCTGTTTGTGGTCGGCGTGGCCTACCTGCTGGTCGTCGCACCCTTTCTGCTGCCGTCCCGGCGCAGCGCGGAAGTGATGACGCAATACGGACTGACCGACTACCTGGCGGAGTTGCGCGTAGACCTCGGCAGCAAATGCGCCGGCCAGTCGCTGCGCACCAGCGAGGTGGAACTGCGCCACGGCGTGCGCATCATCGAAGTGCTGCGCGGCGAGGCGAAGGTGCTGGCGCCCGCCGACCTCAAGCTGAAGCCGGATGATCTGTTGCTGGTGCAGGGCCCGGCGCAGAATCTGTTCGCCCTGCGCGAGTCGCTCGGTCTGACCATGACCCCGCACTACCAGCCCAAGCTGGAGTTGCTGGAGAGCGGCGACATCGAAGTGGTCGAAGCGCTGATCCCGCCCGATTCGCGCTTCGCTGGCGACACCATCGCGCGGCTGCGCATGCACCTGCACCAGAACGCGCTGGTGCTGGCGCTGCACCGGCGCGGCACCTCGATCCGCGAGAAGCTCGGCAGCGTGACCGTGGCGGTGGGCGATGCGCTGTTGCTGCTGGTGCGGCGGGACGAGTTGCCGGACCTGCGCCGCGAGGGCGATCTGATCCTGGTCGAACGTTCGGCGCGTCCTGCCGCCACCCGCCAGGGGCGCGCAGCGATGGCAATCGCGATTGCTGTCATCGGTAGCGCAGCGCTCGACCTGGTGCCGATCGCAATCGGTTCGCTGGCCGGCATCCTGCTGATGGTGATGACCCGCGTGCTGACGCTGGAGGAGGCCTATGCGGCGATCCACTGGCGCGTGGTGGCGGTGCTGGCGGCGATGATTCCGCTGGGCCTGGCGATGGACAAGAGCGGCCTCGCCAGCCTGCTGGTCGGGCAACTGGTGTCGCTGACCTCGACCGACACACCATGGATGGCGCTGGCGATGGTTTACCTGACTACCGCACTGCTGACCGAGTTCATGAGCAACAACGGCACCGCGGTGCTGCTGGCGCCGATCGCGATCTCGCTGGCGCGCGCGCTGGACGTGGATCCGATGCCCTTCCTGATGGCCGTGATGTTCGCCGCATCGACCAGTTTCTCCACCCCGGTCGGCTACCAGACCAATTTGATGGTTTACAACGCCGGCGGTTACCGCTTCCGCGATTTCCTGCGCGTGGGCATCCCGCTGAACCTGCTGTTCTTCGTCGTCTCGGTGGCGCTGATCCCGCGCATCTGGCCGTTCTGA
- a CDS encoding rRNA pseudouridine synthase: MPGLARTLSKLGICSRSEAERRVREGRVRVDGRVVGDPERSFPASARIEIDGQPLAPPRRVYLMLNKPRGLVTTAADERGRDTVYRCLEGLDLPWVAPVGRLDQASEGLLLLANDPEWAARITDPTHALHKTYHVQVDRVPDEALLAALRAGAVDRGERLGAVDVQLLRHGQRNAWLAITLDEGRNRQIRRLLEAHGLRTLRLVRVAIGGLALGDLAKGAVRALDDADLARIG, from the coding sequence ATGCCGGGCCTGGCACGTACGCTTTCAAAACTCGGCATCTGCTCGCGCAGCGAGGCGGAGCGCCGCGTGCGCGAGGGCCGCGTACGGGTGGACGGACGCGTGGTCGGCGATCCGGAGCGCTCGTTTCCCGCCAGTGCCCGGATCGAGATCGACGGCCAGCCGCTCGCGCCGCCGCGCCGGGTCTACCTGATGCTCAACAAGCCGCGCGGCCTGGTGACCACCGCCGCCGACGAGCGCGGGCGCGACACCGTCTACCGCTGCCTCGAAGGACTCGACCTGCCGTGGGTGGCGCCCGTGGGTCGCCTGGATCAGGCCAGCGAAGGCCTGCTGCTGCTCGCCAACGATCCCGAATGGGCGGCGCGCATCACCGATCCGACGCATGCGCTGCACAAGACCTACCACGTGCAGGTCGACCGCGTGCCGGACGAGGCACTGCTGGCCGCCTTGCGTGCCGGCGCCGTTGACCGCGGTGAGCGCCTGGGTGCGGTCGATGTGCAGCTGCTGCGCCACGGCCAGCGCAACGCCTGGCTCGCAATCACCCTGGACGAGGGCCGCAACCGCCAGATCCGGCGCCTGCTCGAGGCGCACGGCCTGCGCACGCTGCGGCTGGTGCGGGTGGCCATCGGCGGGCTGGCATTGGGCGACCTGGCAAAGGGCGCGGTGCGCGCACTGGATGACGCGGACCTGGCGCGTATCGGTTGA